A segment of the Parasphingopyxis algicola genome:
CGATGGTACCCTGTTGGGAGGCCGGGAGGGGGAGCGGGCCGGTGCGGCGATTTCCCGCGAGGTCGAGTCTGACGAAGAATACCTAGCAGACGGTCTGACATATAGATTTCTCGAACTAACCAAATCGGTTTTTCTCTGTCCTACACTATCGCCGGAATGGCAAGGTGTTTTCGCGATTCGGCTCAACGATCGAGGAGATACTGCATGCCCAAAACTGTCCGCCAGACCGATACGGGACCCCGGATGCTGGCCGAACGGCCGTTGCCGCGGGACGGCACAGCCCGGGTCGACGCGGAGCGGCCCGGTACCCCGGTGCGCAAGGGCCGGCTGGCGCGCTCGGTCACGGTCAACCTCGCTGAATCGCCGCTCTCCTGGCTGCGGGCGCGCGGCCATGTTTCAGCCCGGCAATATGACGCGGGCGAGGCGCTGCGCCGCGATTACGAACTCTCGCAATTGGCGCCGCGGGTGACGATGCAATGGGATGCGCCGCCCACCGGCAAGACGGCGCGCGGCGCGCCCGAAGGTCTCAGCCCCGGCGAGGCGCAGATCGCCGCGAAACGGCGGTTCGACAGCGCCGTGGACGCGCTTGGGCCGGGGCTCGAGGATATCGCCTGGCGCGTGCTGTGTGCAGGCGAGGGGCTCAAAAGCGCCGAGGGCGAGCTGGGCTGGCCGGCGCGCTCCGGCAAGCTGGTGCTCGGCCTCGCGCTCGACCGGCTGGCCGACCATTACCGGTTGCCGGGTTGATCCTGGGCCACGGGGCTCGGGAAAAGCCGATCGACGTTGTGGGCGCCGGTCAGGCGATCCCGTTGGCGGAGAAGATATCCTTCAACCTGGCCGCGGCTTCCTTGCGCATCATCGGATGGGCGCTGACGAACCGCTCGGTCGTGAAACCCGGATGGACGATTTCTATCCGCTCGGCGATCGTCCTGGACACGTCCTCATGCCCGGCGAGGTAGTTGGCGCAGAGCGCGCCTACCATCGCCACGATGTCGGTATGGGGAAGCTCCATAACCTTGCGGCCCCATTTCGCCGCCTCGTCAAAATTGCCGAGACTAGCATTGGAGGTCGCCAGCGCCGCATAAGTGGTGTGGCGGAGCGGATCGCGCGGGCTCAAGGACAGCGCGATCTGCGCATGTTTGACGGACATGTCGATCGGTCCCGTCATCGATCGTTTGGCGGCGATCTGGCTATGGCCCCAGGCATAGTTCGGGCAGATATCCACCGTCCGGTCGAGCCAGAGCAGCGATTCATCCTGGGTTTGTTCGAACGATGTCGAACGCGCCATGGCGAGATTGGCGGCGGGATCGAACGGATCGCAGTCGATGGCGCGTTTCGCCGTGTCGATCATCCTTTCGCGCATTCCGTCGGAATTCCGGAACAGGTGCTGGATATTGAGCCACCAATAGACCTGCGACAGGCCGGCATGGGCGCGCGCGAATTTGGGATCGATCGCGATCGCGTGCTCGAAAAACCGCTCCGCCGCCTTTTGCCTCTGATTGTCGCGCATGAAAATATGGGACATGCCGACATGATAGGCCTGCCACGCCGTGAGCTGGTCGGGCACGATGAGCCGGGCGCGTTGGGCTTCATTATGGGGGATGCGCAGTTCCACCTCGGACATGACCGCCGAAACGATGTCCGCGCGTATCTCGTGGATCGCGGCGATCTTGCCTTCGAACCGCTCGGCCCAGACCACGCCTTCGCTGCGCGTGTCGGCCAGTTCGGCGGTGACGAAGAGCTTTTCGCCGTCGACCTCGATCGTCCCCGACAGGCAATAGTCGACCGAAAGCGCGCGGCGGACCGTGGCAAGGCTGGTGGTGGCCGAGGGAAACTGGAAACTGGACCCCCTGGCGATGACGTGGAGCAGGCGGAGCCGCGACAGCGCGGTGATGATTTCGTCCGGCAGGGCCTCGGAAAGCGCACTCCACGGATTGTCCTCGCCCAGTCGCCTGAACGGGAGGACTGCGATCGACGGGCGCTTGCCGATGCTGCCGGGCTCGCTTTCGGCGCGCATCGGCTCGCCAAGCGCCAACCGCGCCGGCTCTTTGCGGCTGACGTCGGCCAGCAGCCGGAATCCCTTGCCGTACACGGTGCCGATCACGCGAAACGGCTGCTCGGTATCCCCGAGCGCTTTCCTGATCGCCTTGATCTGGCTCGATAGCGCGGAATCGGAAACGATACGCCCGTCCCACACCTCGTCGAAAATGTCCTGTTTGGTCAGCAGCCGTCCTTCGGACGACACCAGCAGCTGCAACAGTTGCATGGCGCGCGGTTGCAGCCGGACCACATCGCCGCCGCGACGCAGTTCAAACCGTTCGCCGTCAAGGACAAATTCGGCAAAATGATATGACATGTGCAGCCCGTTATTGTGCCGATTTTCTACATGGAGCGTCCGCCTTTTGTCCACGGCGTGTTTCACAAGCGAGGTCGAAGCCCTGGCGCCTGCTGGACTGCGGGAAATTGGCCGCAAGGTTCGGGGTGCGGCGGTATACCGCCGGGTTTAGGCCGGCCGGCAAGTGCAAGGAGCGAACATGGAAAATCATCCGGTGGATATCGACGGCGCGGCCGTTGCGGCCCAGTTCGGGGAACGGGGCTTCGCGACCGTCCCGGACCTGTTGGCGCCCGAGCAGTGCGACGCGATGATCGCGCTGTATCGCGAGGAGGCGCGGTTCCGGAAACGCATTGTCATGGCACGGCATGGCTATGGCAGCGGCGAGTATCAATATTTCGCCTATCCGCTGCCGCCCGAGATCGCCGCGCTCCGGTCCGAGCTCTATGCCGTTCTGGCGCCGCTCGCCAATCGCTGGCAGGCGGAGCTGGGTATCGACCATCGCTTCCCCGCCGACCATGCGGACTATCTCGATATCTGCCATCGGGCCGGACAGGAGCGGCCGACGCCGTTGCTGCTCAAATACGGGCCGGGCGATTTCAACCGGCTCCACCAGGATGTCTATGGCGAGCATCTGTTTCCGGTGCAGGTCATCCTGCTGCTGTCCGAGCCCGGCGCCGATTTCACCGGCGGCGAACTGATCGTCACCGAACAGCGGGCCCGGATGCAGGCGCGCGCCGAGATCGTGCCGCTCGGGCGCGGCGATGCGGCGGTGATCGCGGTGCGCGAGCGGCCGGGGCCGGGCGCGCGCGGGCCGGTGCGGATGACGATGCGGCACGGCGTCAGCCGGGTCCGGTCGGGCGAACGCTACACGCTCGGCACCATCTTCCACGACGCTGCCTGATACCGGCCGTCGCTCTGCGGAGTTGTCAGCCGTCGCCAAGCCGGGCTAGAATCCGCGATCGAGAGAGAGGGGGCTCGATCATGGACAATCCACCACCGCCACAGGCGCGCCCGGTCGAAACGGCCGACAGCAACGGCATGGCGCTTGCCGCGATGATCATCGGGCTGGTCGCCGTGCTGCTGGCGCTGATCCCGATCATCGGTTTCATCTCCTGGATCCTGGCGCCGCTGGCGATCGTCTTCGGCCTGATCGGCAAGAACAGGCCGGCGGGGGCGGGCTTCGCCTGGACCGGCATCATCAGCGGCGTCGTCGCGCTGCTGATCTGCGTCGCCTGGCTGCTCGCCTGGTGGGGGCTCGTCAATCTGGGCGAGGAGATCGGCCGCGATTACGAGGAGCAGATCCGGGCCGAGCAGAATGTCCGCGGTTCGTCCAAATAGACGGGCGAATAGATCGACGATCCCGTCTGGCGCACATGTTCGTCGCCTGGGCGTGCAATCTTGGGCGTGCAATAGCGCCAGCGCGGTGCGTTTTTATACGTTGCAATAAGCAACTGACCTGATAGCAGGGCGGTTCCCCAACCGTCCGTTCAGGAGTTTTTCGCATGATCATCTATGGTGCCTCGCTGTCCCCGTTCGTCCGCAAGGCGGTCGCTTTCGCCCGGGAAAAAGGGATCGAAGTCGATCACCGGACGGTGATGCCCGGCGCCGAGGATGAAGAATTCCGCGAATGCTCGCCATTCGGCAAGATTCCCGGAATGCGCGACGGCGATTATTGCCTCGGCGATTCCACCGCGATCGCGACCTATATCGATGCCAAGCATCCCGATCCCGCGCTCATCCCCGCCGATCCCGAAGCACGCGGCAAGGTGATGTGGTTCGACGAGTTCGCCGATACGATCTTCGTGGCCGTCGGCGGGACGATCTTTTTCAACCGCTTCGCCGCGCCGCTGTTCGGGCAGGAGGGCGACGAGGCCGCCGCGGTCACGGCCGAAACCGAAACCCTGCCGCCGGTACTCGCCTATATCGAGAAAATGCTCGCCGACGGCCGGGAGTGGCTGGTCGGGGACGGTTTGACCCTGGCCGATATCTCGGTTTCCTCGCCGTTCAAGAATCTCGATTACGGGCGGGCCAATATCGACTGGGACGCGTACCCCAAAACCCGCGCCTATAAGGACCGCATTCTCGGCCGCGACAGTTTTGCCGAGCTGCTCGCCATGGATGCGGCGATGGTGGGCAGCTAGGGTCAGGACCTAGAGCGCCTGCAATTCTTCCTCGAGATGATCCATCAGGCGCCGGACCCGCAGGGTCTGGCGGTGCATCGGCGGCCGGGCGGCGTTGACGGTCAGCGACGCGGCGCGCCAGCCGGGCAGGATCTGCGCAAGCCGGCCGCTCTCCAGATCGGCCGCGACGAACCAGCGCGGCATCACCGCATAGCCGACGCCCTGGCGCGCCGCCTGGCGGACGGCGAAGATATTGTTGCTGGCGAAGCGCATCTGCGCCTTGAGCGTTGCGCGCCGGCCTTTCGGTCCCGTGAGCGGAATCCGGCTGCCTTCGAACGGCGATAGCGCCGCGCAGGGCAGGGGCGCGATATCGCCGGGACCGCGCGCGGAACGCCCCTCGGCGAAGGCGGGCGTGCAGACGAGGATCCGTTCGACGCGGGCCAAGGGTTTGACGATCAACCGGTCGTCCGGAACCGGGCCCACCTTGATCCAGATATCGGCGCCGATATCGGCCATACGAATATCATGGTCTTCGAGCAGCCACTCGATCCACACGTCCGGATACCGCTCCTGAAAGCGCAAGACGGCATCGGCGAGCCGGTCCTGGCCCAGCGCCACCGGGGCGACGATACGGACCGGACCGCGCATCGTGTCGCGCTCGTCCGCGAACCGCTCGGTCAGCGCCTCCCAGTCTCCGAGAAGCCGCCGCGCCTCGTCGAGACAGTCGCGGCCGGCAGAAGTCAGGCTCAGCTCATGCGTCGTCCGCGCGATCAGCAGCACGCCGAGCGCGTCTTCCAGCGCGGCGAGGCGCCGGCTCGCCGATGCCTGCGACAGGCCCATGTCCCGCGCTGCGGCGCTGATCGATCCCCGCTCGGCGATGCGGGCGAAGGTCGAAAGCAACGTCAGCCGGTCGATCTGCTTTGTCATACGTTTTCCGTATAACAATTAGGCAGTCCATACGTCTACAGAAATGAGGAGATCGGTGCGATCTGAAGCGTGAACGACGAAACAGGAGATTCAACCATGACACCGTCAACGCCATCCATCGCCCGCACCTTCCGCATCGGCGGCGACCGCGCCGTCAACCGCCTCGGCTTCGGCGCGATGCGCCTGACCGGCCGGCCGGGCAATTTCGGACCGTTCGAGGATTGGGACGCGGGCATCCGTCTGCTCCGGCGCGCCGCCGATCTCGGCATCGAATTCTTCGACAGCGCCCGGGCCTATGGTCCGCAGCACGCCGACCGGATCGTCGGCGAGGCGCTGGAAGGGCGCGACGCCTTTCTCGCCACCAAGGGCGGCATCGACAAGTTCGCGCCCGACCGGATGAAGCGCGACGGCTCGCGCGACACGCTGCAACGGGAGATCGACGATGCGCTTGCCAATCTGCGGCGCGACCGGATCGATCTTTTCCAGCTCCACTGGGTGGATCCCGAAACGCCGCTCGAACGATCGGTCGAGGCGCTGGCCGAAGCGCAAGCCGATGGCCGCGTCCGCCATATCGGTCTCTCCAATGTCAGCCGCGAGGAGCTGGACCGGGCGCTGGCCATCGCGCCGATCGCGAGCGTCCAGAACCGGTTCAACATGGACGAGACCGAACAGGGCGCGCTGGTCGACTATACGGCCGGAAAGGGCATCGCCTTCATTCCCTATGGTCCGCTCGGCGCCCATCCGATGAAGCAGGGCGCGGCGCTGTCGCCGCGCGCCGCGCTCGCCTGGCTGCTCGAACGCTCGCCCAACACCGTCGTGATCCCCGGCACGACATCCATCGCGCATCTGGAGGAGAATGCGGGGGTCTGGAACGAACTGGCGTAGGAAGCGGAC
Coding sequences within it:
- a CDS encoding winged helix-turn-helix domain-containing tetratricopeptide repeat protein; translated protein: MSYHFAEFVLDGERFELRRGGDVVRLQPRAMQLLQLLVSSEGRLLTKQDIFDEVWDGRIVSDSALSSQIKAIRKALGDTEQPFRVIGTVYGKGFRLLADVSRKEPARLALGEPMRAESEPGSIGKRPSIAVLPFRRLGEDNPWSALSEALPDEIITALSRLRLLHVIARGSSFQFPSATTSLATVRRALSVDYCLSGTIEVDGEKLFVTAELADTRSEGVVWAERFEGKIAAIHEIRADIVSAVMSEVELRIPHNEAQRARLIVPDQLTAWQAYHVGMSHIFMRDNQRQKAAERFFEHAIAIDPKFARAHAGLSQVYWWLNIQHLFRNSDGMRERMIDTAKRAIDCDPFDPAANLAMARSTSFEQTQDESLLWLDRTVDICPNYAWGHSQIAAKRSMTGPIDMSVKHAQIALSLSPRDPLRHTTYAALATSNASLGNFDEAAKWGRKVMELPHTDIVAMVGALCANYLAGHEDVSRTIAERIEIVHPGFTTERFVSAHPMMRKEAAARLKDIFSANGIA
- a CDS encoding DUF6456 domain-containing protein, with protein sequence MPKTVRQTDTGPRMLAERPLPRDGTARVDAERPGTPVRKGRLARSVTVNLAESPLSWLRARGHVSARQYDAGEALRRDYELSQLAPRVTMQWDAPPTGKTARGAPEGLSPGEAQIAAKRRFDSAVDALGPGLEDIAWRVLCAGEGLKSAEGELGWPARSGKLVLGLALDRLADHYRLPG
- a CDS encoding LysR family transcriptional regulator, whose product is MTKQIDRLTLLSTFARIAERGSISAAARDMGLSQASASRRLAALEDALGVLLIARTTHELSLTSAGRDCLDEARRLLGDWEALTERFADERDTMRGPVRIVAPVALGQDRLADAVLRFQERYPDVWIEWLLEDHDIRMADIGADIWIKVGPVPDDRLIVKPLARVERILVCTPAFAEGRSARGPGDIAPLPCAALSPFEGSRIPLTGPKGRRATLKAQMRFASNNIFAVRQAARQGVGYAVMPRWFVAADLESGRLAQILPGWRAASLTVNAARPPMHRQTLRVRRLMDHLEEELQAL
- a CDS encoding glutathione S-transferase family protein, coding for MIIYGASLSPFVRKAVAFAREKGIEVDHRTVMPGAEDEEFRECSPFGKIPGMRDGDYCLGDSTAIATYIDAKHPDPALIPADPEARGKVMWFDEFADTIFVAVGGTIFFNRFAAPLFGQEGDEAAAVTAETETLPPVLAYIEKMLADGREWLVGDGLTLADISVSSPFKNLDYGRANIDWDAYPKTRAYKDRILGRDSFAELLAMDAAMVGS
- a CDS encoding aldo/keto reductase — its product is MTPSTPSIARTFRIGGDRAVNRLGFGAMRLTGRPGNFGPFEDWDAGIRLLRRAADLGIEFFDSARAYGPQHADRIVGEALEGRDAFLATKGGIDKFAPDRMKRDGSRDTLQREIDDALANLRRDRIDLFQLHWVDPETPLERSVEALAEAQADGRVRHIGLSNVSREELDRALAIAPIASVQNRFNMDETEQGALVDYTAGKGIAFIPYGPLGAHPMKQGAALSPRAALAWLLERSPNTVVIPGTTSIAHLEENAGVWNELA
- a CDS encoding 2OG-Fe(II) oxygenase, which translates into the protein MENHPVDIDGAAVAAQFGERGFATVPDLLAPEQCDAMIALYREEARFRKRIVMARHGYGSGEYQYFAYPLPPEIAALRSELYAVLAPLANRWQAELGIDHRFPADHADYLDICHRAGQERPTPLLLKYGPGDFNRLHQDVYGEHLFPVQVILLLSEPGADFTGGELIVTEQRARMQARAEIVPLGRGDAAVIAVRERPGPGARGPVRMTMRHGVSRVRSGERYTLGTIFHDAA